One Gossypium hirsutum isolate 1008001.06 chromosome A08, Gossypium_hirsutum_v2.1, whole genome shotgun sequence genomic window, CAATGACTGTCATTTTCTGCTAGCAACCTCGTATGTGGCTTAACGAAGTCCACCTATGTTCGCTACTAGTCTTACAATAAATACAAGAGTGgttgttattatgtttttatttctcagGTTGGAGTTAGACCTGTGTTTTACTTAAGAATTACTTTGAAACACAAATGAATGGTTGCTTTGATGCAGGGATCTCTTTCATCAACCTTTCCTATTGAGAACCAGAACAACCTCATGACAATGAGGACACTGAAGAATCATCTAGATAGGACAAAGAGCCTTCCATTCGTGAAGTGTATCGCGGATTTCCATTTGCTGTTGTTTTTAGCCATGTCTAATAGCCTTGGTTCTGATGTTCTAGCACTAGCAGCGTGTGTTAGCACAGAAACAGCAGTACCAGAAGGTTACCATCTCCTAATCGAGTCCATGGCCAACACATCCTGATTCACTTATTATGCTTGGTCGTCTATTGGAAAATAATGTATATTTATGATCATAACAACTTACTCTTTGTCATTGTTTACTAGCATCATTACAAATCTCAATTATTCCTAGAATCTTAACAGTATGCTTTACATTCAAAGTTGAAAATTGGTGAGCTATCTCTGATACgaaatttatgataaaaaaatgttttcaagtaagaagcatagaaaaattttGGCTTCAAAAATGTTCTCAAGATTGAAGGTATTGATACTtttaatgtggtgtaatattagttatgcacttgaacaatattattgttattatgtgATATAttactaattatgtatttggataatattataaatttctaGTATcaattgtggtttggaagctaatttataattattcaatctttgtttttttattttttataacacaattacaaataatttatttgactttggttgtttttaatttatgacGGTTTatattctaacttaataattgaatattattatatgtttaatttgatttatttataataaatcattacaatatatgtaaaaataatttaaaatataattttattaatatatatataaatttattaatatatgtaaaaacagtttttttcagaaaatattttcaggaaatctgacaaaaaacagaaaatattttacacagattcattcaAACgtcagaaaagtaaatcatttccagaaaagtaaatcattttccagaaatcatttttcggaaaacattttactgacAAATAAACGGAGCCTTAGTGTGTTGGTTGCTTTATTTGCGATAAACAGGAATAAATCCTTGGTTATGTGGAATTTAAAACCAAAGTTCTATACAAGGAAAAAATCTCACTGTTTTAATAACCTTTTTATGTCCTTGGCATTAAATCTCTCATCCGATTCttgaaataagaataaaaatatggGTTAGATCACTTGAGCGTGATGACTAATCTTCTTTACGTGGTTTCAGGTGGATCCGGTTTCTACTCGAAATAGATTGCTGCCAAGGAGTTGCCAGACCAAGCATGTGAGCAACAATTTTGTTATTCGGATTGCACCCCTATAGTACTCTCGGGCCTAGTGACCAGATTCAGATGTACATACCAAGTATTTATGAATGTTTTAGGTGCTGAGAGTTGGTTTTTGTGTATAAGTCGAATCACccttctataaaaaaataaaaaataaaaattgttaccTTTAAACTTCAACGATAGTAAGATCATACGACTAAAACTAATATTGCGCTTTTACTCCATTTTGCCATTGTAAATGCTCAAATGATATTGCTAAATCTAATGATTTTGTATTAGTATATGTTATCAACAAGTCCGTAAggcaataaatatatatatatacgaattgtttaaatttaaaatattttctcgaGTTATTGGTGATTTGGTGATTTAGAGTATGACACGAATATTGTTAAGTTTGAGTTTGACTCGAAATTCCAAGTTTGATACTCTAACTCGAGCTCAATTGGATATCTATTTTTAAGTTAGAGGTCAGCTCGAGATGTAATCGAGCTACTCAAGCTCGTTTACTAATTTTTGTACTCAAGCTCGAACTCATTAATTGAGCTTAAAGTTAATAGTATAATTAAGAGCAATAgggtaatttaataatattaaaatataaaaggttcGATAAGTCTCACGAACCGTTCGAGTCAAGTATTACTAAGCTCGAATTCAGCTTGATTGATAGCTTGAGTTTGACTTGATAATTACCGAAtcgaatttgaattttttttcaagtcaAAGTCAAATAACTTGTGAGTACCAATGTCTCATTTATATCCctaaaaatgaatatttataaGCCATGTGTCACTTGCCCTAATTGGTGCCGAAATTCAACCGTTTCTCCTTAAGCATCTTCCCGCATAGTTCAAAACGGCACCGGGGCAAGCAAGGGACTTGGGTTCTTTGCTCCCTAAAATTGGCTAATTATTTTTTTGTCTcttgaagttattaaaattataggCTAATTTAATGGTAAAGTTACACTTTGGCCTCCTAaagatgaaaaatatttaatttaatctgtTTAAAATCCTGAAATAACAAGcatatataaagataaaattatactttaatccctttaaaattttataatttaattttaacccctAAAGGTAAACTTATTCTGGCTTCGTCCCTATCATGATAGTTTCTTGCTCTTTCATGAAGGCACAAGGAAGATACTTTGCCTAAGAGCTTTTGAGCTCTGTAGGAAAAAGTCCCCTAAACGAGACCTTTCAAGCCTATTCTCGTTATGCTATGAGCGGATAACTCTTATGGGTCTTTTTATGATTCAATTTTTATACTTGTTTAGACTTGAACCCATTTGTATTGTCTTTGGATCGAGCACATGTACTTTAAGTACAAACAATTCTCATAGCATTCAATGAGTTGGTTGAAGCAGAGACAGTATGGGCTATTTAGGGTGACCATTATTGTAAAGTGTCAATTTACATGGCAATTATTAGCTTTTTTTTTCCACTAAGAACCCTCCTTCCTTCAACTCCACCTATccccaatttaaaaaaataaaaatctatttatggATAAGCTTGTTTCAAGCTGGTACAAGGATCAATCTTTGCCTGAATCTTACATATTCCCACCCCATGAAAGACCTGGCAAGCTACTTGTTCCTAGGTGCAACACCGTGCCGGTAATCGATCTCGGCGATACCCGAACCAATTTAGTTCACCAAATCTTGAAGGCTAGCCAAGAGTTCGGATTATTTCAGGTTCTTCCTCACCcaaaaaaatgttaattaaatattGAACTTCTTACAACTTAactgcttgttatttaaacaggTTGTTAACCATGGAGTTCCTCCAAATATCATGAGTGAAACCATGAGTGTTTTCCACAAGTTCTTCGAGTTACCTGCAGAAGACAAGGCGAGCCTCACCGTACACACAAACGATCCAAAGAGATGCAAGCTTGTAACCAGCACTTTGGATTACGATCGCGAAAAGATCCACCTGTGGCGCGATGTTTTAAGACACCCTTGTCATCCGGACTGCATCGAATTTTGGCCTCAAAAGCCCCTTAGATACCGGTACTTTACGCTACGAAACAATTTTTCGGTCGTATCACGTTTATGGTTGGCCTAATGACTTAAAATTAACTTTGCAGAGAGGTAGTAGCAGCATGTTCAATTGAAGCAAAGAAATTAGGACTACAAATCCTTGAGTTACTTTGCGAAGGCGTAGGCATTGaacatgggtactttgaacaCGAACTAACCGAAGACCTGCTACTAGGGGCTAACCATTATCCACCATGCCCTGATCCAAGTTTAACTCTAGGAATTCCTAAACATTTTGACCCTGATATCTTAACCATCCTACTTCAAGAACATATAAGTGGCCTTCAGGTCTTAAAAGATGGGGAATGGATTGGTGTTAAGCCTATTCCTAATGCATTTGTAGTTAACATAGGCTACATATTACAGGTATGTAATTATGTATGGATTATTTGCACGGTAATGAATGGCTAATTTTGTTTCATTGATTTTACACATAGGTGATCAGTAATAATAAGTTGAAGGGTGCTGAACATCGGGTGGTGACGAATTCAAGCGATCATCGGATATCAGTCGTCTTCTGTATGAATCCGGCTGGTGATAGCAATATAGAGCCTGCGAAATCAGTGGTTACTGCAACAAATCCACCAGTGTGTAGAGGTTttcaattcaaggagttcatggATAATTTTTATTCCATGGATGGGGACGCTGACTTAGCTTTACAGCCTTTTAAGCTGTAAAAGGCTTAAATTAATGATTGAATGAAACAagttaattttttgttattagattatgttattttatatttttcggCATATTGTATTTCATATGGAATCAATATATTTTCATCTTCTTTATAGCTTGTTTGAGAACTTTGATTCCATTTTTATGCttcaatgtatatatatatatatatatatatatatgtttctcATGATTTATGATGGAGTGACATAATGTATCAATCACATAACCATGATGATCTAACAGGTAAAAGCAATCAAATTACTTCATCTCGTATGAAAAGCCAGAGTACATTCACAAGTAAATACAAATATATGTCAAAACAAGtataatgtaaataaatataaagcacaccaaacaaagaaaatgaacaaaataCATACAAAGTATACACACATGTATATTAAAATCCAGACAATGCTGTAATCATCTTTTAATTTGTAAGTTATAATATGTACAATAATATAACttcaaattatcaaaaatataCCCCAACCTTGAttcattttacattttaaaaaataaataaattaatttcatgttgagtaaatataattatttatttcatataaatataaaaaatgaaatttagattattataataataataaaaccacaAACAAAATTGcatgataaataaataatttttgaattaaaccAAGAAAAATCTTCAATCCCTTTTGTTGGAAACTTCGATGACTTATTTCTAAGAAACATGTTCAAATAGCAATTAGAATAATTGATTTAGAGCCGCTAAAGTATAtcttgttttattttcaattttaacatGTATAAAAATGTTGGGGATTGATCTGTATAAGGAATGAACAAGTAAATTAGAGAAGattaaacacacaaatatttatatgaaaaactcttttgaagagaataaaaattacaaaaaataaacctaaatgtactaaacgTACAAACCCAAAGCCCGAAAATAAAACTCTAACTCGAGAATAAAATTCTTCCCATAGTTACCATGAAAACCCTCACCAAAACTCATCTATGACTACATTTTGTTGCCCCCAAAATAAAACAAGATAATAGAGTTCAGTTGGGAAAAGAAACTCGATTTATGTAGGGAACACGTTGCAACATCCCTATTCGCATTGTTCGTCATCGTAATGTAGAAAAGCTTCTTGTCGTGACGTCTCCATCTGTTCGACCGAAGATATGAAGCACACTACtcaaaaaataatactaattatttgtaacatcccgttttcagtgaaatcggaatagtggtttcgggaccacaaatccgagtccgaaaagaaaaattattttaatattattttatggtctaaattatgatagaaatatcgtatgaaaatttatttaggaaaattttaccaattacatgtttaattgataaaaggaccaaattgcatgaaatgcaaaagttgagttctagtagctataagtatcaaatagctatggaattcaaaattggaggtccttatatggaaatagACCATTAataggagttagtagataagtatgcttagtcatccatggaaaattaaataaagaaaaggactaaattggaaagtaaaaataataatagatgaaaaatgattaaataaagaaaatatcatctttttcatcatctttcccaaatatttttacatggaaaccctagttagaaGAGCTTGAAGGTAGCAAGCTTATTTAGCTCAATTAGGTGAGTATTTAAGtaccgtttttagtaatttttatgttttcgagatcgtgaTAACTTAATTGGCTatcttggggattaatttgcaaagttaacaaagtactagggttttgccatggatgaatatagttgaattatgaagttttatggtaaaaaattgaaaagggaattttgatgaaattatgatttagggaataaattgaaaagttgtaaaattcatgaaaaaattctgaattttatgaaatgCATGGGCTGCTATTGTGATATGTAAAAACCGACTAGGCTTggaacaaggattaaattgcatgaattttattttccgagcctagggacgaaatcataattaaataaaagtataggggcaaaatgataattttgcctaagatgtgaattgaatacgaattgtattaaattgagctaaatttactcgtatagatccggatagaccaaatacgaagctagatcgaggtaaagaaaaAGTAATGGATTAGTAGCATACAAATTCACGAACATTGTCGGGGTAAGTTCGTGTatctaaattatataattatatgtttgaattgaatattatGTATGTGTGTTGTGTAATTGACATGT contains:
- the LOC107927342 gene encoding hyoscyamine 6-dioxygenase, with the protein product MDKLVSSWYKDQSLPESYIFPPHERPGKLLVPRCNTVPVIDLGDTRTNLVHQILKASQEFGLFQVVNHGVPPNIMSETMSVFHKFFELPAEDKASLTVHTNDPKRCKLVTSTLDYDREKIHLWRDVLRHPCHPDCIEFWPQKPLRYREVVAACSIEAKKLGLQILELLCEGVGIEHGYFEHELTEDLLLGANHYPPCPDPSLTLGIPKHFDPDILTILLQEHISGLQVLKDGEWIGVKPIPNAFVVNIGYILQVISNNKLKGAEHRVVTNSSDHRISVVFCMNPAGDSNIEPAKSVVTATNPPVCRGFQFKEFMDNFYSMDGDADLALQPFKL